In Solanum lycopersicum chromosome 5, SLM_r2.1, the following are encoded in one genomic region:
- the LOC138348837 gene encoding uncharacterized protein — MTHQNNWVHDLMKENGRSAAARVHDFVRMNPPELLGLQTNKDPQNFLDKIKKIFEQMQLREAKAQEFMNLRRGNMTVQEYGLKFNQLSRYAPHMVADSRAQMNKFLYGVSDLVKTECRNAMLLGDMNISRLTTHAHQKSGSGNRSQGQQKFSAPAPSSAIVPSSKNRLRDSPSRQVQGGGGQCQNRLYALQTLQDQEGSPDVVTGTLRVFDLDVYALLDPGDNLSFITPYIAFQFSFLGHIVSSEGIRVDSQKIEAVKQLTRPTSATDSRIFLGLESYYRSPCRGKKKGASEGCSQACSLRSSPYEHIRQLVTVQNAAESSLVVEVKEKQESDPILLELKSAVNNQRVEVFSQRGHGVLCYQGAPKMYINLRDVYWWNGMKRDIADYVSNCPNCQQVKVEHQKLEDRGPQFTSHVWKSFHKGLGSQVNLSTAFHPQTDGQAERTIQTLEDMLRALVIDFKGSWDDHLPLFEFTYNNSYHSSIQIAPYEALYRHSCRSHVGWFEVGEAALIGPDSVLYAMEKLQLIKIDLRQLKVVRNLMQM; from the exons ATGACCCACCAGAACAATTGGGTTCATGATCTTATGAAAGAAAATGGTAGATCAGCAGCAGCAAGGGTCcatgactttgttaggatgaatccgcctgAGTTATTAGGATTGCAGACTAATAAAGATCCTCAGAATTTCTTGGACaaaatcaagaagatctttgagcAGATGCAG ttgagagaagcaaaggcccaagaattcatgaacttgaggcGGGGAAACAtgacagtccaagagtatgggctgaagtttaaccaactctccaggtatgctcctcacatggttgctgactccagggctcagatgaataagttcttgtatggagtATCAGATTTGGTGAAGACAGAGTGCAGAAATGCTATGTTGTtgggagatatgaacatctctaggcttaCGACTCATGCTCAccag AAATCGGGTAGTGGAAATCGCTCACAGGGTCAGCAGAAGTTTTCAGCTCCAGCCCCTTCATCAGCTattgttccatcctccaagaataG GTTGAGGGACAGTCCTTCTAGACAGGTTCAAGGAG GTGGCGGTCAGTGCCAGAACAGACTTTATGCTCTTCAGACTCTCCAGGATCAGgaaggttctcctgatgtagtcacTGGTACGTTACGAGTATTTGatcttgatgtttatgcattgttagatccaggggaTAATCTTTCTTTTATAACTCCTTATATAGCATTCCAATTCAGT ttccttggtcacattgtatctagcgaagggatccgcgtagattcacaaaagatagaagcagtgaaacaattgaccagacctacctctgctacagataGCAGAATTTTCTTAGGTCTAGAaagttattatagaag CCCATGTcgaggaaaaaagaaaggagctagtgaaggatgttcacaggcgtGCTCGCTtaggagttcgccttatgagcatatcagacagcttgtaacagttcagaatgcggcagaatcatctttggtagtggaggttaaggaaaagcaagagagTGATCCGATCTTACTTGAACTAAAAAGTGCAGTcaacaatcagagagtggaggttttctcccaaagGGGACATGGTGTACTTTgttaccaag gtgcacCTAAGATGTACATCAATCTGCGGGatgtctattggtggaatggcatgaagagggatatagcagactaTGTAAGTAAttgccccaattgccagcaagtcaaggtagaacatcagaaactagaag atagaggtcctcagtttacctctcatgtTTGGAAGTCATTTCATAAAGGTCTTGGTagtcaagttaaccttagtacagcatttcatccacagacggatgggcaggcagagcgtaccattcagaccttagaggatatgttgagagctcttgtgattgatttcaaaggtagttgggatgatcatctTCCTCTTTTTGAGTTtacctacaataatagctaccattccagcattcagattgccccttatgaggctttatatagGCATAGTTGTAGATCtcatgttggttggtttgaagtaggtgaagcagctttgatagggccagattcagtcctttatgctatggagaaattGCAACTCATtaagatagacttaagacagctCAAAGttgtcagaaatcttatgcagatgtaa